Proteins encoded by one window of Dermochelys coriacea isolate rDerCor1 chromosome 13, rDerCor1.pri.v4, whole genome shotgun sequence:
- the LOC119841701 gene encoding LOW QUALITY PROTEIN: olfactory receptor 6J1-like (The sequence of the model RefSeq protein was modified relative to this genomic sequence to represent the inferred CDS: inserted 2 bases in 2 codons), translated as MAGEEMDRVHPAGFPNGAGGGDPALRGAAVHVPPDLDWEHGNPRCCALLTPMYNFPCNFSRLDILFTSVITLQWLSNLLSGDKSMSFTSCMARCYFFSFLCTVEFFLLTCMSYDRYAAICNLLHYPILMNGRVCVQVILACWLGGXPTIMISRLPYCHSNVIDHXVCDSDPVVKLSCTDTRLVELRDFMLSSVVILGSFIIMIVSYTYIINAILRIPSTMGWKKAFITCTAHLTIISIYCSMAIFIYVTPSQKEILGLQKAPAVMSTIVCPFLNPFIFTVRTDTVKGALKQSLRQCLQVVV; from the exons ATGGCCGGAGAGGAGATGGACCGAGTTCATCCTGCTGGGTTTCCcaatggggcaggaggtggagatCCTGCTCTCCGTGGAGCTGCTGTCCATGTACCTCCTGATCTTGACTGGGAACATGGCAATCCTAGGTGTTGTGCCCTCCTCACCCCTATGTACAACTTCCCCTGCAACTTCTCCAGGCTGGACATCCTCTTCACCTCTGTCATCACCCTGCAGTGGCTCAGCAACCTCCTTTCAGGGGATAAATCCATGTCCTTCACCAGCTGCATGGCTCGGTGCTACTTCTTCTCCTTCCTGTGCACAGTGGAGTTCTTCCTCTTGACCTGCATGTCTTATGACCGATATGCTGCCATCTGCAACCTGCTGCACTACCCCATCCTCATGAATGGCCGCGTCTGTGTCCAGGTGATACTGGCCTGTTGGCTGGGTG TCCCAACCATCATGATCTCAAGGTTGCCCTATTGCCATTCCAATGTCATTGACC TTGTCTGTGATTCTGACCCTGTGGTGAAGCTCTCCTGTACTGACACACGACTGGTTGAACTGAGGGACTTCATGCTGTCGTCTGTGGTCATCCTTGGCTCCTTCATCATAATGATCGTCTCTTACACCTACATCATCAATGCCATTCTGCGCATCCCCAGCACCATGGGTTGGAAGAAAGCCTTCATCACCTGCACCGCCCACCTGACCATCATTTCAATATACTGCAGCATGGCCATTTTCATCTATGTCACCCCTTCACAGAAGGAGATTCTGGGTTTACAAAAAGCACCTGCTGTGATGTCAACCATTGTATGTCCATTTCTGAACCCCTTTATCTTCACGGTAAGGACTGACACTGTCAAGGGAGCCTTGAAACAGTCTCTGAGGCAGTGTCTGCAGGTTGTTGTTTAA